A region of the Kitasatospora viridis genome:
CGGGGGCGGGCGTGGGAGCGGGCGGCGCGGTCTCCAGCCCGGCGGTCACCCGCAGCTCCTTGAGGGGCTTCTTGATCGCCGCCACGAGGTCCGGCACCGACGCGGCGACCTCGGCCTGGCTGGGCACGTCCGGCTGAACGGTGTGGGTGGCGACGACGGGCAGCTTCTCCTGGAAGGTCCGCGTCTGGACGCGCGTCTGCAGCGAGACCCCGTCAGCTGCGACCTCCACGTTGGCTACAACGATCAGGTTCGTCACCCAGGGCTCGTCCCCCCACACCTTGGCGATCTCGGTACCCAGCCACGTCTCGATGAGGCGTCCGGCCTCGACACGGTCCAACACGGTCAGCATCTTGTTCCCCTTCTCCGGCCTGGGACAGTCAACGGACTCGTCCACCCCTTGAGCACCGCAGCACGGTCCGGGACAGGATCAGTAGAAGCGGGTGGAGAAGCGCGGCCTCGCAGCCGCCGACAGCGGGAACCGCGTCGGTCCGAACCGGCCGTACACCCCTCCGCTCGCCAGAACCCGGGGCCTGCCCAGCCCCATGTTCGCGATCTTGAAGGTCTGGAGTTGGCTAGTAAGGACCGGCTCTTCGCCTGCCAGGATGTTCTGCCACCGGTCCATGTAGTCCCGCCGGTCGAACCGAGAGACGCCGGAGCCGGAGGAGAACTCGGGCTGCTCGACGTAGGAGCGCACCAGGTGGCGCAGGCACTCCACATACAAGGCCGACTCCAGCAGCGATCCCCACTGGGTGACCGGGAAGCCCGCTCCGCCGTCACCGTCGATCGTGTAGGTCTGGTACGGCTGCGCCGTGGTGTTGAGCTTCCCCACCGCGATGCGCAGCAGCTGTGCCACGCGGTTGCGGCCCCAGTTGGCCTGGACGTACGCCTGCAGGTGCGGACCGCCCACCTCGAAGTCGTAGAGGTCGACAAAGCGGATCATGACGCCCTCGACGATGGCCTTCATCGGATCGGCCAGCTTGTCGTAGTCCGGCGCGGAGGAGCCCACCTCGACGTCCAGGCGGTAGCTGTCGGGAGTGCCCGCCACCGTGTAGGTCCACAGCAGGTAGTAGTACCCGGGGGCGGCGGTCTCCGCGCTCGTCAGACGCACGGTGTACTCGCCGGGCCCACCGTGGTCAGCGGCCCGGGAGAAGACCTGGGCATTGGTCGTATCGTCGTGGGCCAGAACGACCGTCACTGGACCGTCTGCGTCACCAGGTTGGCCATCGCGGTGCACCAGGAGGCCGAAGGTCCCGGCGCCGTAGCGGGAGACGTAGGCGCGGTCGAGCATCAGCTGTCCGTGTAGTTCGTCAGGATGCAGGCAGCCCGCACCGTGGGGAGCATGATCTGGCCGATCGGGGTCAGGTTGCCCGCGTGGACGCGCAGGCCGTACGTGGCTGTGCCGGGTACGACGTTGGCCGCGCCGATCGCCGCGCTGATCTCGCTGCGGTAGTACCCGGCGCCCCAGGGCGAGGTGTTGGGCATCACCTGCCAGTTCGTGCCCCCGCCGACGATGCAGTCGTTGCCGTTCACCTGAGGTGCGACCTCGTAAGTCATCGCCATGTCGCTGTAGCAGGCGACCTCGGTGGTGACGATTATGAAGAGTGTGCCAGGCCGGTTGATCTGGATGCTGCCGACGACGAAGGAGCCGCCAGCACCGCCGACGAAGGTCGTCCAGGGGCGCAGCCAGCCGATGAACAGCGGGGGCGCGGTCAGCGGCTCGCGCCACGAGGAGCCGTTCCAGATCAGCTCCCTGCGGGTGTCGCTCTCGATGATCTTCATCCCGGCCTGCGCAGCGCCCCAGCTCGGCCGGGTGCTGGAGGTGCAGATGTACGCGCCGGGGTAGGAGTCGATCTTCCTGAAGTTGTCGTTGAAGTCCGACCGGAGGAAGGGATCGCTCCCGTCCCAGGTCTTCAGGCCCGTACGTGGTGTGCTCGCCGACATGGCGCTCCTCCTCGTCCTCCGCTACCACCCCTTCCGGGGCGCTGAGGGAGTCTGGACAGCACGGCGCCCCTCCCCCGGCCGGGGGAGGGGCGCCGTGGCGCAAGGGCTTCACGCCACGGTGTAGGAGGCGGACGGGGCGCTGAGCGCGTTCTGCAGCGCGCCGATCGCCTTGACGGTGAAGGTCACCTGGGCCGCCACCGTCAGGCCGGGTACGTTGGCCGAGACGACGGCACTGCCCACGTGGATGGTCTGCCCGGAGGACGCGGTGACGTCGTACCCGCCTGCCGGAGCCGGGGTGGAGGGGGCCCAGGACACTGTGGCCGTGCCCGCAGTCCCCTGGGGCGCGACGGTCGGCTGGCCCGGCAGAGTCGGCGCGCCCCACGATCCGGGGACAACCGTGCCGTCCTGACGGTAGATCGGGTTCACGGCGTTGGCCGCTGTCAGCCCCCCCGCTGCCACTTCGTCGGAGTTGGTCGCCACCGCCCCGGACGCGGACCACGGCGACCACGGGCCCGTACCGTTGCGGTTCTCCGCCCGTGCCCGGAAGAGGTAGCCCCGGCCGCCGACGACCTGGGTGAACCGAAGGGCCGTGGCGTTCCGACCGGCGTCAGCGTGGCCCCCGGTGTCGCTCTCGATCTCGTACCGCAGTACCGGGGCGTCGGCCGCTGGGTCTGCGACGGCCACCCACGTCACCACGATCGCCCGGTCCGCCCCTGCGAGGGTGGGGGCGGCCGGGGCCGCCGGGACCAGAACCGATCCCTTCGGCACGGCGCCGATCGACAGCGTCTCCACCGTCCCCGTCACCGGTGGGGCGTTCGGGTCCGGGCGCGTCGCGCCCTGGCCGTCCGTGGTCTTCAGATCCGTCCGGGTCGTGTCCAGCACGGACCCGGGCACCCCGGCAGCGTTCGGCTTCTGGTACTTCTGCTGGACGTCCACCACGGTTCCCAGCGTGGTCTCCCGCTGACCCGTCACAGCGGTGCTGGAGGGCTTCCAGCCGCCAGGCGCAGCTGCGACCCTCGCCACCCCGGTGGTGTCGACGAAGGACGCGGGGACAGGGCCCGTGGGGGCCTGCCCACGGGTACCGATCGCCCCGTCGGTTTCGACCACGGCCCCGGACGTGTCCGCCGTGGTCACCCGGGGACCGGTCTTGCCCGCGACGCCCTCGGTGTCGAGCGTGCTGGTCACATCACCGCTTGCCACCCCTTACTCCTCACCCTGAGCGCCGCGACGGCGAGTCCGCTTGGCCGGTGTCGCGGGGGCCTCGGCCTCGGCAGCCATCGGCGCCTCGGACTCCTCCTCAACGGTCTCCGGGACCTCCGGGTCGGATTCCGGGCCGTCCTGCTCCACAGCTTCCGGGTTGCCGCCCTCGGAGTCGCCGTTCTCCACGGGATCGAGGGCGCCCTCCAGGAGGGGCTCCGGCACGGCATCGGGCAGCTGTACCGGACCTGAGAACGCGGTGGACACGGCGGTCAGATCACCGTGCTCCCCCGCTCCCACGCCGCTCGTGTCGAGCGTGCCGCTGACCAGAAGCATCTGCTCGTAGTTGCTCACGGACTACTCCTTGACCAGCGGGCGGATGATGACCGGGATGCTCTGGACGACCGGCTTGCCCTCCTCGTCGAAGACCACTCGCTGCGCCGTCAGCTCGGCGTTGGCCTTCTTCGGGTTCCCCTGGCACACGAGGACGCGGGCGAGCGGGTCGGCCGGGTCCAGGTCGTCCGCGATGAGCAGGCCCTTGCGGACGGCGGCGGTCGTGGCCGGGAGGCTCGCGATCTCCCGGGTGACCCAGTGCTGGTCGCCGCCGTTCTCGTCCCCGGCGCCCTCGAAGCGAAGGAAGAAGTCGGGCCGCTCGGGGTTGGGGGTGAGCACGGTGACCCCGGAGCTGGGGTTGCGGAGCTGGATCTGCTGCTGGACGAACGACATCTCGGTCCTCCCAGGTGGTTGTGTCGGTCACCCCTTGCGTGCGGCTGGGTCGGGGAAGACAGCAGCGGGCCCCCTGGTGGGAGGTACCAGGGGGCCCGCTATCGGAGGGTTTCCGGCCTTAGTGGCCCGCTCGGGGCCCCACCACAAAGCCCTTTTCCATTCCTCGGATAAATGGGAGCGGATAAGGCCAGATTCCGTGGCTCATTTACTACTGCTTTACCACCTGGGCCAGGCCGCGCGGGTTCAGGATGGCGAAGCTAACCATCTCGTCGAAAACCCAGCCCTTCCAGAAGGACTCGACCTTGTGGTTTTCCTCGACGTCCAGGGAGTAGAGGACGGGGAAAACCCCCAGGAAGTTCGGCTCGGGGGTGAGGAACATCTTTCCCTGGGGAATGACGATGCTCCGCTGGATCTGGAACTCGCCGAAGGAGGTAATGGTCTCCCCGGCCACCACACGGTCCTTGAAAGCCCAGCCCGTTTGGTTGATGTCCCACCGGTACATGTCCCGGAAGTCCATCGGGTTGATGAGAATTCGGGAGGACTGCAGCTCGTGCATGTCGGTCATGGAGACCGCGCTGTAGAAGCTGCCCGGGGTGAGGTAGCCGGATGCCTCGGTGATCGTGTGGTTGGGGGTAACCACGTGGTCAGCGCGACCGGCGTAGTCCGTGATGGCGGCCTGGAGGATCGCGATCAGGCGCGAATCCTCCTGCTTGAGAATTGCCTGCTTGGTTTCGTCCTGCGCCTGCTCGACGACGTTGATTCGCAAGTAGAAAAGGTCTTCCTTGCGAATTGCCGGGCGGGCGGCAATTCGGAAGAACTTCACGTCGACGCGCTTGCCCTCGAAGGGCGTGATCTTGACTTCGCCCTCGGTCCCGGACATCAGGTAAGCCTGGCCGAGATCATCCCAGACGTCATACTGGACCGGCGTCCCGGGCGTCACCGGGTCCTCCATGAGGACATTCCTGGTGATTCCCTGGTAGCGCAGCTTGAGCTGAATCGGGCCGATCATGCCGACACCGAGACGCTTGATGCCGTTGTTTTCGTCCTGAACCACCAGAGCGAGGCGCTTTACCTTCGCTTCATGGGTGATCGGCGCGGCACCGGCCTTCTGGCTGTTCTCCAGCATCTCGGCGACGTAGGAATCCGAACGCCGGGAGGTGGAGCCCTTCTTGTGCAGCGGGCCACCGCTGAGCACGGAAGTGGACATGTTTTTGTGAATTCCTTTCCGCTTGCTCGCGCGGTTAGCGCAGGCCGCCGATGGTGATCTTCGAGGGGCTGTTGACCTTCAGCAGGCGCGCGATCGGCAGCGCCGAGGCACCGGCGGTTCCGGCGGGCACGAGCTTGCCCCGGGTGGCACCGGTGGTCTGGGCGTAGATGAGCTTCTCCGTGCCGTCACCGACCTCGGTCCAGGTGCCGAGGGAGTCGTCGAACGCGGGGCTGAGGACCTCGAACTCGGCGTCCGGCGCCAGCACCCACACCGCCATGGCGTTGAGGCCCACTTCGAGCAGCTCGTCGATGCCGTCCCCGCCGATGTAGTGGCCGATGAAGCCGTACGGAGCACCGGTGGCGTTGATGAGGGTGGCCTGCTCACCGACCGTCTTCATGGCGACCATGCCGGGCCAGATCGGCACGCTGCGGTCCCACGCGGGGTCCAGGAACATGGTCTTGGGGGTGCTCTGCGTGAAGCCGTAGAGCTGGCGAAACGTCCGCTTCAGGTGGGCCGTGGCGAGACGAGTCCTGATCATCCTGGGGAGTCCTCTCCTTATGACTCGGACATGTACGGCTCCCCGGGTGGCCGGTGGGCCTGGTGGAGTGGAAGAAGCCGTTCCTCACCCCTTGCGAGAGCCGCAGAGCCCGCAGACAGGGACCAGGGCCACGGAATTTCCCCACGAACGGACGGAGGCCCCCAGCACCTGCTCGCCGGGGGCCTCGTGCGCGGATCAGAGCCCGGCGAGATCCGAGGCGGACAGGAAGAGCATCGAGTCGTCGACGGACGACCCCTCCGGGCTCAGCGGCATCGGCGCGGACGCCATCGACGGGGCCGTGCGGGTGCTCGCGGAGCGGCGCGGCACCGCCTCGGGGCTCGGCACCCGGGACGCCGCCTTCACCACACCGTCGAGGGTCCGGATCTCGTGCTCGATCACCTCACCGGTCATCCCGGTGTCCGACTGGATCGACGCCGCCAGCGAGATGTCGTCGCCCGACGCGAGGCCAGCGTTGATGCGCAGCCGGGCCAGACGCAGCGACGCCGCGAACCGGCCCTCCAGCGCGGCGTGGCGCGCCCCCTGGCCCATCTCCCCGTCGCTCGGCGGCGCGGAGTTGGAGCGGTTCTCGGAGATCGTCCAGGGGAACGCCACCTCCGGCTGCATCGGGTCACCGACCCGCACATCCGTCTCGATCCGGGTCTGCTCCGGGCTCAGCTCCCCGGGCTGGGTGCCCACGGTCGGAGCGGTGACGTCGACCAGGTTGGTGTACGGCTGGGTCGGCAGCGTGCCACCGGGGTTGATCGCCACGTCGGTGGCCGCTGCCGGAACGCCGCTGGTCGACCCCGGCGTCTGCCCCGGAGAGCGGACGTCGTCGTAGGTGGCCGGGGTGACCGCCTGCTCGGTGGTCTCCGTGGCGGCCTGCGACGCCGGGTCTGGCCAGGGCTGCGCCGGGTTGTTCACGTCGGCCACCTTGGCGATCTCGTCGGTGATGCCCGCGAGCCGGGCGATCATCGCGATCTGCTGCCTCTGCGCGGCCAGTTCACGGGCCTGGGCCTGGATCACGGCGCCCTGCTGGCCTACCGTGGCGCGCAGCTGGTCCAGGACCGTCTGCTGCGCCGCGACAGCGGTCATGAGCGGTCGGCTCATAGCTACTGGGTCTCCTTCGCTGTGCGGACCGCTCCCGGCGTCTGCCGTAGCGGTGGTGCCTCGCCCCTTCATCGCCGGACGGGCATCGCGACAGGAGGCGGGACCGAGTCGGCCCCCTGCAGTTCGGCCGGGGTGAGCAGCTGGGCCTGGCCGCAGTTGGGGCAGACGTCGCCCGCCACGGTGCCGTCAGCCGCCGCCATCGGATCGCCCATGTTCTGGCTGGTCGGCAGCGTGGCTGCCGCCTGGAACCCGCAGCTCGGGCACATCAGGTCCGGCACCGAGTCCCCCGGAGTGCCGGGCATCGCCATCTCGGCCTCCGCCCGGTCCTCTTCAGGGGGCAGCACGTCCGGGCCCTCGGGCTCCTCCGGCCGGTCCGGCATGTCCGGACCCGGGGTGAAGGGATCACCGGTGTGGTCCTGCGCCCTCCACGGAAGCACCCGGGGCGTTGCCTGCCCCCCGGCCTCGGGCGGGATGACCTCGCCGTCCAGGCCGATCTCGTCGGGCTGGACGATGCCATCGCCGTTCCCGTCGACCGCTGTCGGGGCGCCGTTGAGCTGCGTTCCATCCAGGGCCTGGCCCGAGGGCAGTACCTGGCCGTCCGGCCCGATCATCGAGGGGTCGACGGCCTGTCCGCCGGTCGGATCGGCGAGCGGGTCGCGCGGGTCCAGCGTGCCGTCGCCGTCCGGGCCGCCGACCGGGGTGAGCGTGCCGTCGTCGTCGACCATGCTGGGGTCGACGACCTGCTTGCGGAGGTCGAGCTGCTTGGCCATGTCGAGGTCGGGATCGCGGAACTGCTGCGGCGGGCTGATGAACCCACAGATGCGGCACATCTCCCCGTCGTAGGTGACGGAGTCGCCGCACACCGGGCAGGAGTCCTCCCGCAAGGTGTCCACGTCAGCCGGGGCCTTCGTCTCGCCGTACGCCAGGTGCTGTCGGGCAGTGTGGGAGTTGTCCTCGGCCTTGAGCTGCGGAACGTGCTCGCTCGACAGCCCGCGCCACTTCTCCCGCTGGTTGCGCATGTTGGTCTGGCGGCCCTTGCCGCCCGGCGAGGATGCGTCCTCATCGGCGTTCAGGCGCTGGCGCACAAGCCAGGTGGTGGCCTGCACCTCGTGCGGGGCGACGGTGCGCCCCTCGGAGCCGGAGATCTGCGCGGCGGCCGTGCGGTACTGCTGGGCGGCGTGCTCGTAGTAGTGCCGGGAGCCGCTCGGGAACTCGCCGCCCTCCTCTGAGCCGACCCGGCGTCCGGCCGCCACGGAGAGCGCGTGCCGGTCGACGACCACCCGGTGCGAGTGGGCGGGCGGCGTGCCGCTGGCCTTCTCCTCGTCGGTCTGGGGCTCGTAGCCGCCGTGCTCGATCAGGTGGGCGAAGTCCTGCGTCTTCGGGCCCTTGAGGGCCTTCTGGTGGTGCTCGCCGTCCATGATCTTTTGGGCAGCGTTGGCGTGCGAGCCCATGATCATCAGGCCCTCGCCCTTGCCGAGGGCCCGCTGCTCGACGAAGGACCTCGCGGCGTTGTGCATGTTCGCCCACCAGTTCTGCTGGGGCGAGTACGCGGAGAGGACGCCCGCGCCCTTGTGGGCGGCCTCGGCGTCGTCGGTGATGTCGGGGTTCAGCTTGGCGATGGCCTTGGCCACGTGGTGCGCGTCGGGGTACCACCGGGCGCCCTGGGTCTTCTCCTCGTCGGTGGCCTGGTTCCAGTGGTCGACGATGTGGCTGTGGTGCAGCGGCACCTTCTTGTAGAAGGGGTGGTCCGCCGGGTTCTGGAACTGCGGGGCGGCGGCCTCGGCCTGGAGGCCCGCCGCCTTGCCCAGACCGGAGGCGTCGACCCCGAGGAAGTGCGCGGTCGGGTCGGCGGGCGGCTCGACCAAGAGGGAGTTCTCGAAGAAGCCCAGCCCGAAGCAGACCTCGCGGATCAGCTCTCCGACCCGCTGCCCGGAAGCGGTGTGCCGGTAGATCCGCTGGCCCTTGGAGCGAGGGATGTGCTGGCAGTACTCGGCCGGGGTGGTGGCGCGGTTGCCGCACGCGCTGCAGACCGAGTAGGCGACGTCGCAGCCCATCGAGGTGCGGTCGACGTCGCCGTCCAGGATGGCCTTGGCCAGCTTGGGGAACCTGCGTGCGTCGACTTCCATAAGAACTTCACACCAGGTGTCCGGTGTGCCGTCGGGGTTGCGGTCCTCGTGGAGCGCCGCGTCGATGACCACCCCTCGGGCTCGGCGGTGGTCGCTGTTCTCGTGGTTGACGAATACCGGCTTGCCGACGAATGTCTTATAAGCGGCCTTGATCTCTTCTGCGGGGAATTCGTCGAAGTTGTCGTTGCATCGCGAGCTGATGGCCCGGGACCGGACGTAGAGGTATCCCGGGCGTGCTGTGTACTCGAACGTGTGACGGTGGGCCTGCTTCGGCAGGCGCGCAGTGCCGTCGAGCTGGGCCGCGAGGATCGTGGCAGCGGCGTACTTCCGCACGGTGATGGGCCTCCCGGGCTTGTCGGGGTCTCGCCCCTTCCGGTCCTGGGAGGCCGTGCAGACAGCGTCCGGCAATTTTTAACCCGCGAGATGGCGCGTACACGGGGAGTTCTGCCTTAACCTCTGTATGAGCCAGCCTTAATCCATCTCGCGGTAGAGTGTCTTTTGCGACATGTGTACTGCCGTGCCGCCAACGCGATCTGATGCACTGTCAGCTTCTGCGAGAGATAGCCCGCGCCGGTCTGCGGGTAGTTGAAATAGGAAGGACCCCGGTCGACCACCCGGGCAAGGGAATTGAGGTCGACCGGGGTCCAGGGGCTCCGGAGTTAGCGGGGTGGGTAGTGGCAGGTCTACCCGAGGCCCCCCGGAGTCGGGTCGCCCGACGGCTCGGCAGTCGTCGACGGGCTGGGAGGGGTGGTCTTGGTGTAGGTCGGCTGGGACGTCGATCCGAGGAGCACCGAGAAGGCGGGCCACCGGCTCTCCAGCAGGTGGACCAGGGTGTAGTAGGCCGCGATGACCACGCCGGTCAGACCGGTGATCAGGGCGGCCTTGGAAGTCGAGTCCACGTTCACGCCGATGTCCGCGAGGGCGGTGACGGCAGAGCCGACTGCCACGGGCACGTAGGTACGGATGAGGGCCTGGGGCTGGGGCATGCGCTCTCCTGGAAGAGGGGTGATCTCACCCCTTCCGAGGGCCAGCCCGCCTTGGGACAGGAGCTGAGCGGTGAACCATTTTTGGCCACCACCGCGCGGAGACGCCACCGCGATCGACACCGCGCCCCCACCCCCCTGTCACAGTTCGCCCGGATGCCGATCATCGTAGGCTTATGCATACAGAGCGTGTCAAGGTCACTTTCACGGAAGTTGGCTGGACGGTCTCTCGTGAAACTGGCTTGACTGTGTAGCATCTGGCCCCAGTTGCGTACCACTCGTGCGGCGAGACCTCCATGTCGCGTCCCTCGGACCCGGAAAGGCCCAGGTGGCAAGGTGTCAGGAAGTCTGGCAGGCCGACTGGAACGACTGTTTGACCTCAAGCGCAAGACTGACGGCACGCGTTGGCCGTACTCCGAGGTGGCTGAACAGATCAACCAGCGTCATCACTGTGCGTTGATGACCGAACTCGCCGCAACGCTTAAATCCGAGGGAAGAAGCGCTGAGGAGATTGCGGAGGCTGTCGCCCAGCAGGCCGTCAAGTCGGTCATCACGGGACAGTACATCGGGCAGCTCGTCAGCGGCGCCGCCGACAACCCGACCAGAATCCGGATGCAGTGCCTCGCCGAGTTCTTTGACATGGACCCATCCTTCTTCTTTGACGGGGAGAAGGCGGCGATGATGGACCGGGAGTTGGAGATGCTCCAGCTCCTGAAGAACCCGCACGTCCGAACGCTCGCGCGCGCCGCCGACAGGCTCGACAAGTCGGGACTGGCGGCGGTGCTCGCCATCATGGGCCACATGAAGGTCGCCCCCCAAGTGTCCGTCCCCGATGAAGACGATCAAGCTCGCCCCGACGGTTCCTGACGTCAGTCATATGCCATACGCTGAGGCGGCCCCGGAACTGACCGGATTTCGGGGGCGAAATTAGGACGGAATCGGGCGAATATGCATGGAGTCAGTCGCAGGGTACGTAAACGATGGAATGAGACGCTCCGGACACTCGTCGTTGACGAGCCATTTACCACGGAGTCGCTTCGCGCTGCCGTGGAGAGCCACCGTGGCCGTCCGCTGGAGATCGTCCAAGGAGACTTCCGCTCGCTCGGGGACACCCCGTGCGGGCTCTGGGTGAAGAGCTGCGACCGGGACCTGATCCTCATCGACAGCAGTGTCACCGGACCCCAGTACGACCAGACCGTGGGCCACGAGATCGGCCACATCCTCATGGGCCACGAGCCGCTCTCCCCGGCCATGCTCGTCTCCGAGATGGCACAGCTGGTCGACATGTTCCAGATCCTGCCGCCCAGCCTCGTCCGCGACGCCCTCAGCGGCGTCGCCCTCGGGCGCACCACCTACGAGGACCACAAGGAGCGCGAGGCCGAAGGGTTCGGCACCCTCGTGGCCCTCCACATCAAGCGCGAGGCCATGCGCCACGCTGACGCCCAGGCGGATGAGGTCCTCTCCGGCCTGCGCGACTCCCTCGGCTTCCGCTAGCCCCAGGAACCCCACATGATCATCTGGCTCTTCGTCATCCTGCCGCTGTGGGTCGTGGTGATCGCCCGGACCCCGGTGGCGATCCGGCAGCGAAGATCACGGCCCCTCTACGGAAGCTTCCTCTCCCTCTCGATCTCACTGACCGCCATACGACCCCAGGTCGTCGACCTGCTGTACCGCTGGACCCACATCGCGGGCCTCGCCGACCTGATCAAGCAGGTCAGCGGCATGGTGGCGATGGCCTTCATCCTCAGCTGGGTCGTCTCGGTGACACCGCCGCCCAGGCCAGGCCAGGCCAACCGCCTCTACTTCCGCATCGCACGAGGCCGGACCCGCCACGTCGTCACCACCATCTGCGTCTCCCTCGCCGTCGGCCTGTTCCCCTTCATGGACACCGCCGACCGGGCGCTGCCGGACAGCCCCGACCTCGCGCTCACCCAGATCGGCCACCCGCTTGGCGCGGTCAGCATGCAGACCTTCCAGATCTACCTGTGCTTCAGCATGATCAGCTGCGCACTGATGTGCTGGGACGCCTGGCACCGGGACCGCCGGAGCATCCTCGGCCTGAGCATGTGGTGCGTCGCCTTCGGCTGTGCCGCCGGGTTCTGCTACGGCTTCCTCCGCCTGACCTACCTGGTCGGCATCATGGCCGGAGCCAGCCTCCCCAGCTGGGTGCTCTACGTGGGCACCAACGGCTTCGTACTACTCTCGGTCGGCTTCATCCTTGTTGGCACGTCCCTGCCGGTCCTTGAACGGATCAAGACCGAGCTGTCGTACCGCTCCTCGCTGATCAAGCTCCGGGCACTGTGGGACGAGGTCACCAGCGCGGTGCCAGC
Encoded here:
- a CDS encoding ImmA/IrrE family metallo-endopeptidase, giving the protein MESHRGRPLEIVQGDFRSLGDTPCGLWVKSCDRDLILIDSSVTGPQYDQTVGHEIGHILMGHEPLSPAMLVSEMAQLVDMFQILPPSLVRDALSGVALGRTTYEDHKEREAEGFGTLVALHIKREAMRHADAQADEVLSGLRDSLGFR
- a CDS encoding DUF7178 family protein, which codes for MRKYAAATILAAQLDGTARLPKQAHRHTFEYTARPGYLYVRSRAISSRCNDNFDEFPAEEIKAAYKTFVGKPVFVNHENSDHRRARGVVIDAALHEDRNPDGTPDTWCEVLMEVDARRFPKLAKAILDGDVDRTSMGCDVAYSVCSACGNRATTPAEYCQHIPRSKGQRIYRHTASGQRVGELIREVCFGLGFFENSLLVEPPADPTAHFLGVDASGLGKAAGLQAEAAAPQFQNPADHPFYKKVPLHHSHIVDHWNQATDEEKTQGARWYPDAHHVAKAIAKLNPDITDDAEAAHKGAGVLSAYSPQQNWWANMHNAARSFVEQRALGKGEGLMIMGSHANAAQKIMDGEHHQKALKGPKTQDFAHLIEHGGYEPQTDEEKASGTPPAHSHRVVVDRHALSVAAGRRVGSEEGGEFPSGSRHYYEHAAQQYRTAAAQISGSEGRTVAPHEVQATTWLVRQRLNADEDASSPGGKGRQTNMRNQREKWRGLSSEHVPQLKAEDNSHTARQHLAYGETKAPADVDTLREDSCPVCGDSVTYDGEMCRICGFISPPQQFRDPDLDMAKQLDLRKQVVDPSMVDDDGTLTPVGGPDGDGTLDPRDPLADPTGGQAVDPSMIGPDGQVLPSGQALDGTQLNGAPTAVDGNGDGIVQPDEIGLDGEVIPPEAGGQATPRVLPWRAQDHTGDPFTPGPDMPDRPEEPEGPDVLPPEEDRAEAEMAMPGTPGDSVPDLMCPSCGFQAAATLPTSQNMGDPMAAADGTVAGDVCPNCGQAQLLTPAELQGADSVPPPVAMPVRR
- a CDS encoding MAB_1171c family putative transporter; the protein is MIIWLFVILPLWVVVIARTPVAIRQRRSRPLYGSFLSLSISLTAIRPQVVDLLYRWTHIAGLADLIKQVSGMVAMAFILSWVVSVTPPPRPGQANRLYFRIARGRTRHVVTTICVSLAVGLFPFMDTADRALPDSPDLALTQIGHPLGAVSMQTFQIYLCFSMISCALMCWDAWHRDRRSILGLSMWCVAFGCAAGFCYGFLRLTYLVGIMAGASLPSWVLYVGTNGFVLLSVGFILVGTSLPVLERIKTELSYRSSLIKLRALWDEVTSAVPAVVYCGPRKTTRLNDRLNLRHLDERLHRRIVEIEDGAMALQTWCSASLGHAVREAASGADLLFAQALIIRIAANRKRQGSPAAEVQDTEPLLPTSPSPRVRLAYLEQLSWAIEPRPEMPDEEQINQLLPNLDTEFLNQIRFSLGLRTRQETQ
- a CDS encoding HK97-fold major capsid protein; its protein translation is MSTSVLSGGPLHKKGSTSRRSDSYVAEMLENSQKAGAAPITHEAKVKRLALVVQDENNGIKRLGVGMIGPIQLKLRYQGITRNVLMEDPVTPGTPVQYDVWDDLGQAYLMSGTEGEVKITPFEGKRVDVKFFRIAARPAIRKEDLFYLRINVVEQAQDETKQAILKQEDSRLIAILQAAITDYAGRADHVVTPNHTITEASGYLTPGSFYSAVSMTDMHELQSSRILINPMDFRDMYRWDINQTGWAFKDRVVAGETITSFGEFQIQRSIVIPQGKMFLTPEPNFLGVFPVLYSLDVEENHKVESFWKGWVFDEMVSFAILNPRGLAQVVKQ
- a CDS encoding helix-turn-helix transcriptional regulator — its product is MSGSLAGRLERLFDLKRKTDGTRWPYSEVAEQINQRHHCALMTELAATLKSEGRSAEEIAEAVAQQAVKSVITGQYIGQLVSGAADNPTRIRMQCLAEFFDMDPSFFFDGEKAAMMDRELEMLQLLKNPHVRTLARAADRLDKSGLAAVLAIMGHMKVAPQVSVPDEDDQARPDGS